From Cinclus cinclus chromosome 2, bCinCin1.1, whole genome shotgun sequence, one genomic window encodes:
- the KCTD14 gene encoding BTB/POZ domain-containing protein KCTD14 isoform X1, which produces MSISSEHKPLGKQVTGSLHMVSKLSPIVELNVGGEMYTTTLSTLKKHPGSKLAEMFTGQPKLRTDSEGRFFIDRPGTYFKYILEYLRSNQVPTQCVQDVYKEALFYDIEPLIKQLEDSPQIFGELVARRQFLARVPNYSENIELMIRIARAEAVASRQSSVIVCVVRTEEDVARCQDALNSLDMDKKSVVKFGPWKAVPSISDLLDCIQMDVEAKGYKISFQPHVAEKGFRFKSHDFFYKFLFTWW; this is translated from the exons ATGAGTATTTCATCAGAGCACAAGCCCCTTGGGAAGCAGGTCACCGGCAGCCTGCATATGGTGAGTAAG ttgtcaCCAATTGTAGAGTTAAATGTTGGCGGGGAAATGTACACAACAACGCTGAGCACCTTGAAGAAACACCCTGGCTCCAAGCTGGCAGAGATGTTTACTGGCCAGCCCAAACTCAGGACTGACTCTGAAGGGAGGTTCTTCATCGACAGGCCAGGCACCTACTTCAAATACATCTTGGAGTACCTGCGCAGTAACCAAGTGCCCACCCAGTGCGTCCAGGACGTCTACAAGGAGGCGTTGTTCTATGACATAGAGCCTTTGATCAAGCAGCTTGAGGACTCCCCACAGATCTTTGGGGAGCTTGTGGCGAGGAGGCAGTTTCTGGCCCGTGTGCCCAACTACAGTGAGAACATTGAGCTGATGATCCGCATTGCAAGGGCAGAAGCAGTTGCGTCCCGACAGTCCAGTGTCATCGTATGCGTGGTCAGAACTGAGGAGGACGTGGCCAGGTGTCAGGATGCCTTGAACAGTTTGGACATGGATAAAAAATCCGTGGTGAAGTTTGGCCCCTGGAAGGCTGTGCCAAGCATTTCTGATCTACTGGACTGCATTCAAATGGATGTTGAAGCCAAAGGGTATAAAATATCCTTTCAACCCCATGTTGCTGAAAAAGGTTTTCGCTTCAAATCACATGACTTTTTCTACAAATTCTTGTTCACCTGGTGGTAG
- the KCTD14 gene encoding BTB/POZ domain-containing protein KCTD14 isoform X2, translating into MSISSEHKPLGKQVTGSLHMLSPIVELNVGGEMYTTTLSTLKKHPGSKLAEMFTGQPKLRTDSEGRFFIDRPGTYFKYILEYLRSNQVPTQCVQDVYKEALFYDIEPLIKQLEDSPQIFGELVARRQFLARVPNYSENIELMIRIARAEAVASRQSSVIVCVVRTEEDVARCQDALNSLDMDKKSVVKFGPWKAVPSISDLLDCIQMDVEAKGYKISFQPHVAEKGFRFKSHDFFYKFLFTWW; encoded by the exons ATGAGTATTTCATCAGAGCACAAGCCCCTTGGGAAGCAGGTCACCGGCAGCCTGCATATG ttgtcaCCAATTGTAGAGTTAAATGTTGGCGGGGAAATGTACACAACAACGCTGAGCACCTTGAAGAAACACCCTGGCTCCAAGCTGGCAGAGATGTTTACTGGCCAGCCCAAACTCAGGACTGACTCTGAAGGGAGGTTCTTCATCGACAGGCCAGGCACCTACTTCAAATACATCTTGGAGTACCTGCGCAGTAACCAAGTGCCCACCCAGTGCGTCCAGGACGTCTACAAGGAGGCGTTGTTCTATGACATAGAGCCTTTGATCAAGCAGCTTGAGGACTCCCCACAGATCTTTGGGGAGCTTGTGGCGAGGAGGCAGTTTCTGGCCCGTGTGCCCAACTACAGTGAGAACATTGAGCTGATGATCCGCATTGCAAGGGCAGAAGCAGTTGCGTCCCGACAGTCCAGTGTCATCGTATGCGTGGTCAGAACTGAGGAGGACGTGGCCAGGTGTCAGGATGCCTTGAACAGTTTGGACATGGATAAAAAATCCGTGGTGAAGTTTGGCCCCTGGAAGGCTGTGCCAAGCATTTCTGATCTACTGGACTGCATTCAAATGGATGTTGAAGCCAAAGGGTATAAAATATCCTTTCAACCCCATGTTGCTGAAAAAGGTTTTCGCTTCAAATCACATGACTTTTTCTACAAATTCTTGTTCACCTGGTGGTAG
- the LOC134057028 gene encoding thyroid hormone-inducible hepatic protein-like produces MEQYFSATQKMEQEVMFPSLLRGVFPQQEGAAPAAESRTDLYERYQLLKAIKPMVEKGLASAGDQSPSGADPDADTSLDSSEAGDAQLEERLSHHLTGLQQVLTHLTRDTNALTRRYSQILEQINLSEGQPSW; encoded by the coding sequence ATGGAGCAGTACTTCTCAGCCACCCAGAAGATGGAGCAGGAGGTGATGTTCCCCAGCCTGCTCCGAGGGGTCTTCCCACAGCAGGAGGGGGCAGCGCCGGCCGCGGAGAGCCGCACGGATCTCTACGAGCGCTACCAGCTCCTCAAGGCCATCAAGCCCATGGTGGAGAAAGGCCTGGCCTCTGCCGGTGACCAGAGCCCGAGCGGTGCCGACCCCGACGCGGACACATCCTTGGACAGCAGCGAGGCCGGGGATGCCCAGCTCGAGGAGCGCCTGTCCCACCACCTGACTGGCCTGCAGCAGGTCCTCACCCACCTCACCAGGGACACCAACGCCCTGACCCGGAGGTACAGCCAGATCCTGGAGCAGATCAACCTCAGCGAGGGGCAGCCCAGCTGGTGA